From Ananas comosus cultivar F153 linkage group 8, ASM154086v1, whole genome shotgun sequence, one genomic window encodes:
- the LOC109713990 gene encoding GATA transcription factor 26 isoform X2, protein MGKHGPCGHCGVTSTPLWRNGPPEKPVLCNACGSRWRTKGSLTNYTPLHAREAFENSEKYEITKPKSTALKPKEHKLPKKKQTIGVPENESEMPYSDQNFQKIIEGDTSNRSCSGSASSFSSSCAHIGTTDASSAQSNVWVSLVPSKKRTYVNRPKPSPLEKLTKDLYSIMHEQQSSNLSATSEEDLVYQNETPMGSFEIGYGSVLIRHPNSKSIEEESEASSIPVNNKSYNTDEAYSGSATYPVHSESKGANVSLNAGSEKAKKCLAQAAQENAKRDKISHEKLQILRERDSPLSSIDLKEVVNYESFLKCFTLEEQQQLLKYLPSIDTAKTPESLRNMFGASQFVESLSCFQKLLREGVFTLSFSGANAEECRILKRLVLVNLTKSKWVEYYQPLKDKNCKKTRGKEMANCPNPDISVKRPREGQNHSHTDVKGTMRSPKRIKPGCSNLLSKSDAISELVDDTDGFSPRSFFSSPPDRISMLVPPNYTEDNSDQDLLLDVPFNASFPEAELLYRPSNQKSASSNSLAESGIAECEGSFSNKETKHW, encoded by the exons ATGGGAAAGCATGGACCTTGTGGTCATTGTGGAGTTACAA GTACTCCTCTTTGGCGAAATGGGCCCCCAGAAAAGCCGGTGTTATGCAATGCGTGTGGTTCAAGGTGGAGGACAAAGGGTTCATTGACAAACTACACTCCATTGCATGCTCGCGAAGCTTTTGAAAATTCTGAGAAGTACGAAATTACCAAACCCAAGAGCACAGCGTTGAAGCCCAAGGAACACAAGTTGCCAAAGAAAAAGCAGACTATTGGTGTTCCTGAAAATGAATCCGAGATGCCATATAGTGATCAGAATTTCCAGAAAATCATTGAAGGGGATACGAGCAACCGATCTTGTTCTGGTTCGGCAAGTTCATTTTCGAGTAGTTGTGCACATATTGGCACCACTGATGCAA GTTCGGCACAATCGAACGTCTGGGTTTCTCTCGTACCATCCAAGAAAAGAACATATGTCAATCGACCAAAGCCTTCACCTCTAGAGAAGCTCACAAAGGATCTATACTCCATAATGCACGAACAGCAGTCGTCTAACCTTTCAGCAACATCAGAAGAAGATCTAGTTTATCAAAATGAAACACCGATGGGTTCTTTCGAGATAGGCTATGGAAGTGTACTCATTAGGCACCCCAATTCAAAATCTATAGAGGAGGAATCAGAAGCAAGTTCAATTCCTGTAAATAATAAGTCGTATAATACTGATGAGGCCTATTCAGGGTCGGCTACTTATCCTGTACATAGTGAAAGCAAAGGTGCAAATGTTTCATTAAATGCCGGCTCTGAAAAAGCTAAGAAGTGTTTAGCACAGGCAGCTCAAGAAAATGCCAAAAG GGACAAAATTAGTCATGAAAAGCTACAGATCCTGCGAGAAAGAGATTCGCCCTTGTCATCAATAGATTTAAAA GAAGTCGTTAACTATGAGAGCTTCTTAAAATGCTTTACACTTGAGGAACAACAACAATTGCTGAAGTATCTTCCTTCAATCGATACTGCGAAAACCCCTGAAAG TCTTAGAAACATGTTCGGCGCCTCCCAGTTTGTGGAATCATTATCTTGCTTTCAGAAGCTGCTTCGAGAAGGAGTCTTCACTCTCTccttttcaggagcaaatgcTGAAGAGTGTAGAATATTAAAGAGGCTTGTATTAGTTAATCTAACAAAGTCGAAATGGGTGGAATACTATCAACCACTCAAG GACAAAAACTGTAAGAAGACAAGAGGAAAGGAAATGGCGAACTGCCCAAATCCTGATATATCCGTCAAGAGACCTCGTGAAGGTCAGAATCACAGCCATACAG ATGTGAAAGGCACCATGAGAAGCCCGAAAAGAATCAAACCCGGATGCTCAAACCTTCTATCGAAAAGTGATGCAATCTCCGAATTGGTCGACGACACAGATGGCTTCAGTCCGAGAAGCTTCTTCTCGTCTCCTCCGGATAGGATTTCCATGCTGGTCCCTCCAAATTACACTGAAGATAATTCTGATCAGGACTTACTACTTGATGTTCCGTTCAATGCTTCGTTCCCAGAGGCAGAACTTCTGTACCGTCCTTCGAATCAGAAATCCGCCTCGAGTAATTCATTAGCAGAAAGTGGAATTGCTGAATGCGAGGGCAGTTTCAGCAATAAAGAGACTAAACATTGGTAG
- the LOC109713990 gene encoding GATA transcription factor 26 isoform X1, which yields MGKHGPCGHCGVTSTPLWRNGPPEKPVLCNACGSRWRTKGSLTNYTPLHAREAFENSEKYEITKPKSTALKPKEHKLPKKKQTIGVPENESEMPYSDQNFQKIIEGDTSNRSCSGSASSFSSSCAHIGTTDASELTGSAQSNVWVSLVPSKKRTYVNRPKPSPLEKLTKDLYSIMHEQQSSNLSATSEEDLVYQNETPMGSFEIGYGSVLIRHPNSKSIEEESEASSIPVNNKSYNTDEAYSGSATYPVHSESKGANVSLNAGSEKAKKCLAQAAQENAKRDKISHEKLQILRERDSPLSSIDLKEVVNYESFLKCFTLEEQQQLLKYLPSIDTAKTPESLRNMFGASQFVESLSCFQKLLREGVFTLSFSGANAEECRILKRLVLVNLTKSKWVEYYQPLKDKNCKKTRGKEMANCPNPDISVKRPREGQNHSHTDVKGTMRSPKRIKPGCSNLLSKSDAISELVDDTDGFSPRSFFSSPPDRISMLVPPNYTEDNSDQDLLLDVPFNASFPEAELLYRPSNQKSASSNSLAESGIAECEGSFSNKETKHW from the exons ATGGGAAAGCATGGACCTTGTGGTCATTGTGGAGTTACAA GTACTCCTCTTTGGCGAAATGGGCCCCCAGAAAAGCCGGTGTTATGCAATGCGTGTGGTTCAAGGTGGAGGACAAAGGGTTCATTGACAAACTACACTCCATTGCATGCTCGCGAAGCTTTTGAAAATTCTGAGAAGTACGAAATTACCAAACCCAAGAGCACAGCGTTGAAGCCCAAGGAACACAAGTTGCCAAAGAAAAAGCAGACTATTGGTGTTCCTGAAAATGAATCCGAGATGCCATATAGTGATCAGAATTTCCAGAAAATCATTGAAGGGGATACGAGCAACCGATCTTGTTCTGGTTCGGCAAGTTCATTTTCGAGTAGTTGTGCACATATTGGCACCACTGATGCAAGTGAGTTGACAG GTTCGGCACAATCGAACGTCTGGGTTTCTCTCGTACCATCCAAGAAAAGAACATATGTCAATCGACCAAAGCCTTCACCTCTAGAGAAGCTCACAAAGGATCTATACTCCATAATGCACGAACAGCAGTCGTCTAACCTTTCAGCAACATCAGAAGAAGATCTAGTTTATCAAAATGAAACACCGATGGGTTCTTTCGAGATAGGCTATGGAAGTGTACTCATTAGGCACCCCAATTCAAAATCTATAGAGGAGGAATCAGAAGCAAGTTCAATTCCTGTAAATAATAAGTCGTATAATACTGATGAGGCCTATTCAGGGTCGGCTACTTATCCTGTACATAGTGAAAGCAAAGGTGCAAATGTTTCATTAAATGCCGGCTCTGAAAAAGCTAAGAAGTGTTTAGCACAGGCAGCTCAAGAAAATGCCAAAAG GGACAAAATTAGTCATGAAAAGCTACAGATCCTGCGAGAAAGAGATTCGCCCTTGTCATCAATAGATTTAAAA GAAGTCGTTAACTATGAGAGCTTCTTAAAATGCTTTACACTTGAGGAACAACAACAATTGCTGAAGTATCTTCCTTCAATCGATACTGCGAAAACCCCTGAAAG TCTTAGAAACATGTTCGGCGCCTCCCAGTTTGTGGAATCATTATCTTGCTTTCAGAAGCTGCTTCGAGAAGGAGTCTTCACTCTCTccttttcaggagcaaatgcTGAAGAGTGTAGAATATTAAAGAGGCTTGTATTAGTTAATCTAACAAAGTCGAAATGGGTGGAATACTATCAACCACTCAAG GACAAAAACTGTAAGAAGACAAGAGGAAAGGAAATGGCGAACTGCCCAAATCCTGATATATCCGTCAAGAGACCTCGTGAAGGTCAGAATCACAGCCATACAG ATGTGAAAGGCACCATGAGAAGCCCGAAAAGAATCAAACCCGGATGCTCAAACCTTCTATCGAAAAGTGATGCAATCTCCGAATTGGTCGACGACACAGATGGCTTCAGTCCGAGAAGCTTCTTCTCGTCTCCTCCGGATAGGATTTCCATGCTGGTCCCTCCAAATTACACTGAAGATAATTCTGATCAGGACTTACTACTTGATGTTCCGTTCAATGCTTCGTTCCCAGAGGCAGAACTTCTGTACCGTCCTTCGAATCAGAAATCCGCCTCGAGTAATTCATTAGCAGAAAGTGGAATTGCTGAATGCGAGGGCAGTTTCAGCAATAAAGAGACTAAACATTGGTAG
- the LOC109714534 gene encoding nucleoside diphosphate kinase 1, which translates to MEQTFIMIKPDGVQRGLIGEIISRFEKKGFYLKGLKLMSVERSFAEKHYADLSSKPFFPGLVEYIISGPVVAMVWEGKDVVLTGRKIIGATKPSEATPGTIRGDFAVEVGRNVIHGSDSVESARKEIALWFPEGIAEWRSNLHPWIYEA; encoded by the exons ATGGAGCAAACCTTCATCATGATCAAGCCCGATGGCGTTCAGAGGGGATTG ATCGGCGAGATCATTAGCCGATTCGAGAAGAAGGGCTTCTACCTCAAAG GGTTGAAGCTCATGAGCGTGGAGAGGTCCTTCGCGGAGAAGCACTACGCCGATCTCTCGTCGAAGCCCTTCTTTCCCGGGCTCGTGGAGTACATCATCTCGGGCCCCGTCGTGGCCATGGTGTGGGAGGGGAAGGACGTGGTTTTGACCGGTCGCAAGATCATCGGGGCCACTAAGCCCTCTGAAGCCACTCCCGGGACCATCCGTGGAGATTTTGCTGTTGAAGTTGGAAG GAACGTTATCCATGGAAGCGATTCCGTCGAGAGTGCAAGGAAGGAGATTGCCCTGTGGTTCCCCGAAGGCATTGCCGAGTGGCGGAGCAACCTCCACCCCTGGATTTACGAGGCTTAA
- the LOC109713666 gene encoding cyclin-U4-1-like, with product MTDLTPYPDSRERVIDFLTTYLEKVTKENDVDRPGTRLQERESVFDMITKPRYAARAFVTRLPSRLPDCGARSFVVAYIYLSRFLRRQRDTITLDSFNVRRLLLTSLLTATKFELGFGYNNSLFARIGRIKLKDMNNMESAFLDGIDFHRTVRGCDFDNFWMLLYYYHEFTTTGNLEIAQLIPSASAPSNTEISQPISSAIAPTATLVLPCCIYVGAACNCSE from the exons ATGACGGATCTCACGCCCTACCCCGACAGTCGCGAGAGAGTGATCGACTTTCTCACCACATATCTCGAGAAGGTGACAAAGGAGAACGACGTGGACCGTCCCGGTACAAGACTGCAGGAGCGGGAGTCGGTGTTCGACATGATTACAAAGCCGAGGTATGCGGCTCGCGCGTTCGTCACTCGCCTTCCGTCCCGCCTCCCCGACTGCGGCGCGCGTTCTTTCGTCGTCGCATACATCTACCTCAGCCGCTTCCTACGGAGGCAACGCGACACTATCACTCTCGACTCCTTCAACGTCCGCCGCCTCCTTCTCACCAGCCTCCTTACTGCTACCAAATTTGAGCTCGGATT CGGCTACAACAATTCCCTATTTGCGAGAATTGGACGGATCAAATTGAAGGacatgaataatatggagagtGCATTTTTGGACGGCATCGACTTCCACCGCACGGTCAGGGGCTGCGACTTCGACAACTTCTGGATGcttctttattattatcatgAATTCACTACAACAGGGAACTTGGAGATTGCTCAACTGATACCCTCTGCTTCTGCGCCGTCAAACACGGAGATTTCACAACCGATATCCTCTGCTATTGCACCTACAGCGACCCTAGTGTTGCCTTGCTGCATTTACGTGGGAGCTGCTTGCAACTGCTCCGAGTAG
- the LOC109713665 gene encoding uncharacterized protein LOC109713665 isoform X2 codes for MGDPFSWIEQECGEGEFFDDADTPATSPATAVPTGAAAATGFGGAAPSPTPHADAAMFMRSLPDSPCAASNDGDRARGLSKATAPNPSERDPVTPTQELARTSSGGLKGKSRVCSTKSRDCSIGSSVSPQKTPTRGKEVLGFGKSRTVETSKEDAAVSMNPSLEEIGEFRNQSLETLQDASRAVSSRRKLPDSILKPPTEEGNAGRRSRKKAEARPPAPAHETIPEVKDSAFPACLRDCVDMLSGNINVKLGDMDILNIAGRRGVAFPDPPWWAPGGYPPFCSSDK; via the exons ATGGGCGACCCCTTCTCCTGGATCGAGCAAGAGTGCGGTGAGGGTGAGTTCTTCGACGACGCCGACACCCCCGCCACCTCCCCCGCCACCGCCGTCCccaccggcgccgccgccgccacgggcttcggcggcgccgccccctCCCCGACGCCCCACGCCGACGCCGCCATGTTCATGCGCTCCCTCCCCGACTCCCCCTGCGCCGCATCCAACGACGGCGATCGCGCGCGAGGGCTCTCGAAAGCGACGGCCCCGAACCCTAGCGAGCGGGATCCAGTCACCCCAACGCAGGAGCTCGCTCGTACATCCTCCGGTGGTCTCAAgggaaaatctagggtttgtagcACCAAATCGAGGGACTGCAGCATTGGATCGTCGGTTTCCCCGCAAAAGACCCCCACCAGAGGTAAGGAAGTGTTAGGGTTTGGTAAAAGTAGAACGGTCGAGACATCGAAAGAGGACGCTGCTGTATCGATGAATCCCTCACTAGAAGAAATCGGGGAATTTCGTAATCAATCCCTGGAAACCCTTCAAGATGCTTCGAGAGCAGTGTCGTCGCGGAGAAAGCTTCCGGATTCCATATTGAAACCTCCAACTGAGGAGGGGAATGCAGGGCGCCGATCGAGGAAGAAAGCTGAAGCTCGACCACCGGCGCCCGCGCATGAAACGATTCCGGAGGTCAAGGATTCGGCCTTTCCGGCTTGTCTTCGTGATTGCGTCGACATGTTGTCCGGTAATATCAATGTGAAATTAGGCGACATGGACATCCTCAACATAGCCGGGAGGAGAGGCGTCGCATTCCCCGATCCTCCTTGGTGGGCACCTGGAGGTTATCCTCCCTTTTGTAGTAG TGACAAATGA
- the LOC109713718 gene encoding uncharacterized protein LOC109713718 — MANGAVILRRSAAAVVERAAAGARSTAAPPDAEAAAVRAVRNVGSFRVHYAALLWGLLLASLAPRHRASMLFLMAASKLVLAYGVLLRVFPNSALLRRVLDRRLVLGLFLLAVLLELAATDALGCLFAAMALGLPIVLLHAVFRVRDDLLLAEEGSAAAAANGGDTPEKKEEGDLESGPSR; from the coding sequence ATGGCGAATGGGGCGGTGATCCTGCGGagatcggcggcggcggtggtggagcGCGCGGCGGCGGGAGCGCGGTCGACCGCGGCGCCCCCGGACGCGGAGGCCGCGGCGGTGCGCGCGGTGCGCAACGTCGGGTCGTTCCGGGTGCACTACGCGGCGCTCCTCTGGGGCCTCCTCCTCGCGTCCCTCGCGCCGCGCCACCGCGCCTCCATGCTCTTCCTCATGGCCGCGTCCAAGCTCGTCCTCGCCTACGGGGTCCTCCTCCGCGTCTTCCCCAACTCGGCACTCCTCCGCCGCGTCCTCGACCGCAGGCTCGTCCTCGGCCTCTTCCTCCTCGCCGTCCTCCTCGAGCTCGCCGCCACCGACGCCCTCGGCTGCCTCTTCGCCGCCATGGCCCTGGGGCTCCCCATCGTCCTCCTCCACGCCGTCTTCAGGGTCAGGGACGACCTCTTGCTCGCCGAGGagggctccgccgccgccgcggcgaacGGCGGAGACACGccggagaagaaggaggagggggATCTCGAATCGGGGCCCTCGCGGTGA
- the LOC109713665 gene encoding uncharacterized protein LOC109713665 isoform X1: protein MGDPFSWIEQECGEGEFFDDADTPATSPATAVPTGAAAATGFGGAAPSPTPHADAAMFMRSLPDSPCAASNDGDRARGLSKATAPNPSERDPVTPTQELARTSSGGLKGKSRVCSTKSRDCSIGSSVSPQKTPTRGKEVLGFGKSRTVETSKEDAAVSMNPSLEEIGEFRNQSLETLQDASRAVSSRRKLPDSILKPPTEEGNAGRRSRKKAEARPPAPAHETIPEVKDSAFPACLRDCVDMLSGNINVKLGDMDILNIAGRRGVAFPDPPWWAPGGYPPFCSRKQTTVLKLM, encoded by the exons ATGGGCGACCCCTTCTCCTGGATCGAGCAAGAGTGCGGTGAGGGTGAGTTCTTCGACGACGCCGACACCCCCGCCACCTCCCCCGCCACCGCCGTCCccaccggcgccgccgccgccacgggcttcggcggcgccgccccctCCCCGACGCCCCACGCCGACGCCGCCATGTTCATGCGCTCCCTCCCCGACTCCCCCTGCGCCGCATCCAACGACGGCGATCGCGCGCGAGGGCTCTCGAAAGCGACGGCCCCGAACCCTAGCGAGCGGGATCCAGTCACCCCAACGCAGGAGCTCGCTCGTACATCCTCCGGTGGTCTCAAgggaaaatctagggtttgtagcACCAAATCGAGGGACTGCAGCATTGGATCGTCGGTTTCCCCGCAAAAGACCCCCACCAGAGGTAAGGAAGTGTTAGGGTTTGGTAAAAGTAGAACGGTCGAGACATCGAAAGAGGACGCTGCTGTATCGATGAATCCCTCACTAGAAGAAATCGGGGAATTTCGTAATCAATCCCTGGAAACCCTTCAAGATGCTTCGAGAGCAGTGTCGTCGCGGAGAAAGCTTCCGGATTCCATATTGAAACCTCCAACTGAGGAGGGGAATGCAGGGCGCCGATCGAGGAAGAAAGCTGAAGCTCGACCACCGGCGCCCGCGCATGAAACGATTCCGGAGGTCAAGGATTCGGCCTTTCCGGCTTGTCTTCGTGATTGCGTCGACATGTTGTCCGGTAATATCAATGTGAAATTAGGCGACATGGACATCCTCAACATAGCCGGGAGGAGAGGCGTCGCATTCCCCGATCCTCCTTGGTGGGCACCTGGAGGTTATCCTCCCTTTTGTAGTAG AAAGCAAACTACTGTACTCAAATTGATGTAG
- the LOC109714319 gene encoding peptide methionine sulfoxide reductase A1-like: MPLIFTSAPPFVLLTLSRLPIKPFSPFPRNPSSLSLFPLSSSSSSSSSSAPMSSWLGKLGLGFGSRGGISAEASAAIAQGPDDDIPAPGQEFAQFGAGCFWGVELAFQRVPGVTKTEVGYSQGNLHEPSYEDVCTGMTNHNEVVRVQYDPRACKYEDLLDAFWARHDPTTLNRQGNDVGTQYRSGIYYYTPEQEKAARESLERQQKLLNRKIVTEILPAKKFYRAEEYHQQYLEKGGRFGFKQSAAKGCNDPIRCYG; this comes from the exons ATGCCCCTCATCTTTACATCGGCCCCTCCCTTCGTTCTCCTCACACTTTCTCGCCTCCCCATAAAACCCTTCTCCCCCTTTCCCCGAAACCCTagttctctctccctcttccccctctcttcttcctcttcctcttcctcttcgtcggCCCCCATGAGTAGTTGGCTCGggaagctagggttagggttcgggAGCCGCGGGGGGATCTCGGCGGAGGCGTCGGCGGCGATCGCGCAGGGCCCCGACGACGATATACCCGCGCCGGGGCAGGAGTTCGCGCAGTTCGGGGCCGGGTGCTTCTGGGGCGTGGAGCTCGCGTTCCAGAGGGTTCCGGGGGTGACGAAGACGGAGGTGGGGTATAGCCAGGGGAACCTCCACGAGCCGAGCTATGAGGATGTGTGCACGGGGATGACGAACCACAATGAGGTCGTTAGGGTTCAGTACGATCCCAGGGCGTGCAAGTACGAGGACCTGCTTGATGCCTTCTGGGCGCGGCATGATCCTACTACCCTTAATCGCCAG GGAAATGATGTCGGAACTCAGTATCGATCTGGAATATATTACTACACGCCGGAGCAGGAGAAAGCTGCGAGGGAGTCCCTTGAGAGGCAGCAGAAACTCCTGAACCGGAAGATAGTAACAGAAATTCTCCCAGCAAAGAAGTTCTACAGGGCGGAGGAGTATCATCAGCAGTATCTCGAGAAAGGCGGGCGCTTCGGGTTTAAACAGTCCGCGGCAAAGGGCTGTAACGACCCGATTCGTTGCTATGGATAG
- the LOC109713990 gene encoding GATA transcription factor 26 isoform X3 — protein sequence MGKHGPCGHCGVTSTPLWRNGPPEKPVLCNACGSRWRTKGSLTNYTPLHAREAFENSEKYEITKPKSTALKPKEHKLPKKKQTIGVPENESEMPYSDQNFQKIIEGDTSNRSCSGSASSFSSSCAHIGTTDASELTGSAQSNVWVSLVPSKKRTYVNRPKPSPLEKLTKDLYSIMHEQQSSNLSATSEEDLVYQNETPMGSFEIGYGSVLIRHPNSKSIEEESEASSIPVNNKSYNTDEAYSGSATYPVHSESKGANVSLNAGSEKAKKCLAQAAQENAKRDKISHEKLQILRERDSPLSSIDLKEVVNYESFLKCFTLEEQQQLLKYLPSIDTAKTPESLRNMFGASQFVESLSCFQKLLREGVFTLSFSGANAEECRILKRLVLVNLTKSKWVEYYQPLKDKNCKKTRGKEMANCPNPDISVKRPREDVKGTMRSPKRIKPGCSNLLSKSDAISELVDDTDGFSPRSFFSSPPDRISMLVPPNYTEDNSDQDLLLDVPFNASFPEAELLYRPSNQKSASSNSLAESGIAECEGSFSNKETKHW from the exons ATGGGAAAGCATGGACCTTGTGGTCATTGTGGAGTTACAA GTACTCCTCTTTGGCGAAATGGGCCCCCAGAAAAGCCGGTGTTATGCAATGCGTGTGGTTCAAGGTGGAGGACAAAGGGTTCATTGACAAACTACACTCCATTGCATGCTCGCGAAGCTTTTGAAAATTCTGAGAAGTACGAAATTACCAAACCCAAGAGCACAGCGTTGAAGCCCAAGGAACACAAGTTGCCAAAGAAAAAGCAGACTATTGGTGTTCCTGAAAATGAATCCGAGATGCCATATAGTGATCAGAATTTCCAGAAAATCATTGAAGGGGATACGAGCAACCGATCTTGTTCTGGTTCGGCAAGTTCATTTTCGAGTAGTTGTGCACATATTGGCACCACTGATGCAAGTGAGTTGACAG GTTCGGCACAATCGAACGTCTGGGTTTCTCTCGTACCATCCAAGAAAAGAACATATGTCAATCGACCAAAGCCTTCACCTCTAGAGAAGCTCACAAAGGATCTATACTCCATAATGCACGAACAGCAGTCGTCTAACCTTTCAGCAACATCAGAAGAAGATCTAGTTTATCAAAATGAAACACCGATGGGTTCTTTCGAGATAGGCTATGGAAGTGTACTCATTAGGCACCCCAATTCAAAATCTATAGAGGAGGAATCAGAAGCAAGTTCAATTCCTGTAAATAATAAGTCGTATAATACTGATGAGGCCTATTCAGGGTCGGCTACTTATCCTGTACATAGTGAAAGCAAAGGTGCAAATGTTTCATTAAATGCCGGCTCTGAAAAAGCTAAGAAGTGTTTAGCACAGGCAGCTCAAGAAAATGCCAAAAG GGACAAAATTAGTCATGAAAAGCTACAGATCCTGCGAGAAAGAGATTCGCCCTTGTCATCAATAGATTTAAAA GAAGTCGTTAACTATGAGAGCTTCTTAAAATGCTTTACACTTGAGGAACAACAACAATTGCTGAAGTATCTTCCTTCAATCGATACTGCGAAAACCCCTGAAAG TCTTAGAAACATGTTCGGCGCCTCCCAGTTTGTGGAATCATTATCTTGCTTTCAGAAGCTGCTTCGAGAAGGAGTCTTCACTCTCTccttttcaggagcaaatgcTGAAGAGTGTAGAATATTAAAGAGGCTTGTATTAGTTAATCTAACAAAGTCGAAATGGGTGGAATACTATCAACCACTCAAG GACAAAAACTGTAAGAAGACAAGAGGAAAGGAAATGGCGAACTGCCCAAATCCTGATATATCCGTCAAGAGACCTCGTGAAG ATGTGAAAGGCACCATGAGAAGCCCGAAAAGAATCAAACCCGGATGCTCAAACCTTCTATCGAAAAGTGATGCAATCTCCGAATTGGTCGACGACACAGATGGCTTCAGTCCGAGAAGCTTCTTCTCGTCTCCTCCGGATAGGATTTCCATGCTGGTCCCTCCAAATTACACTGAAGATAATTCTGATCAGGACTTACTACTTGATGTTCCGTTCAATGCTTCGTTCCCAGAGGCAGAACTTCTGTACCGTCCTTCGAATCAGAAATCCGCCTCGAGTAATTCATTAGCAGAAAGTGGAATTGCTGAATGCGAGGGCAGTTTCAGCAATAAAGAGACTAAACATTGGTAG